In Pseudobacter ginsenosidimutans, the following are encoded in one genomic region:
- a CDS encoding family 43 glycosylhydrolase produces the protein MRKLPFFPRLFQLICSLCIFFSVHDKVHAQASGNPILQGYEADPDIQYFNGKYYIYPTGGNYFKAFSSTDLTNWVFEGVIFDLGPQCSWANVNGWAPHVVFRNNQYYFYYTAEAKIGVAVGPSPIGPFTDLGYPLIGSDPFITDIIDPAVFVDNDGQAYIYYGGSAQSKMVIRKLASNMTSFIGGPTLATPQYYTEAPHMLKRGSTYYLSYSNGSWANSTYNVRYSTSNSPMGPWTYRGVILQNWGPFTGNGHASIMHRPGCGDDYEDEYFIVYHRYQNGDYTTRRVCIDRLYFTNALIMPVYPTWAGMPARPNDPEGMGCIVPNTIPNGTYRIVSKMTTATGQPLVLDIFNCSTSRSADIGTWTPTSCPGQRWQLTYLDGFYTIVSQQPTHYALDLTGCNINEGAPLGLWDNNGNPCQQYRLEPVGGGYYRIMNRVSSYVLDIGACSNVPGADVTHWRWKGLDCQLWKFEPISASAATVAGAPTYTVKTYPNPAKTELNIVMEPVLDAGKSAGYGTDNKGFTFALYNTNGALVAKGKSPGESTSAKVDTRKLPKGNYFLKVNKGSEQVEKQIIVIDQ, from the coding sequence ATGAGAAAGCTTCCTTTCTTTCCCCGGCTGTTTCAGCTGATTTGTTCACTGTGCATATTTTTTTCTGTACATGATAAAGTGCACGCACAGGCAAGTGGAAATCCCATCTTGCAGGGATATGAGGCCGATCCTGATATTCAGTATTTCAATGGGAAATATTATATCTATCCTACAGGCGGCAATTACTTTAAAGCGTTTTCTTCTACAGACCTTACCAACTGGGTGTTTGAAGGTGTGATATTTGATCTCGGCCCTCAATGCAGTTGGGCAAATGTAAATGGATGGGCGCCGCATGTAGTGTTTCGCAACAATCAATATTATTTTTATTATACTGCCGAAGCCAAGATCGGTGTGGCAGTGGGTCCCTCCCCCATTGGTCCTTTCACAGATCTGGGATATCCATTGATCGGTTCAGATCCTTTTATAACAGATATCATCGATCCCGCCGTATTTGTTGACAACGACGGGCAGGCATATATCTATTATGGAGGATCTGCACAAAGCAAGATGGTGATCCGCAAACTCGCTTCCAATATGACTTCCTTTATTGGCGGCCCAACACTTGCAACGCCACAGTATTATACGGAAGCTCCCCATATGCTGAAACGCGGAAGCACCTATTATCTATCCTATTCCAACGGCTCCTGGGCCAACTCAACTTATAATGTCAGGTACTCCACCTCCAATTCTCCCATGGGTCCCTGGACCTACCGCGGTGTAATACTGCAGAACTGGGGTCCTTTCACGGGGAATGGACATGCCTCCATCATGCACCGGCCTGGTTGCGGAGATGATTATGAGGATGAATATTTCATCGTGTATCACCGCTATCAAAATGGTGATTATACAACACGCAGAGTGTGCATAGACAGATTGTATTTTACCAATGCCCTTATCATGCCTGTGTATCCCACCTGGGCCGGAATGCCTGCGCGGCCCAATGATCCGGAAGGAATGGGTTGCATCGTTCCCAATACTATCCCTAATGGCACCTACAGGATCGTTTCCAAAATGACCACAGCAACCGGTCAACCGCTGGTACTCGATATCTTTAATTGCAGCACCAGCCGTTCAGCAGATATCGGTACCTGGACTCCAACCAGCTGCCCCGGCCAGCGCTGGCAGCTTACTTACCTGGATGGCTTTTATACCATCGTTTCACAGCAACCAACACATTATGCTTTGGATCTAACAGGATGCAATATCAATGAAGGCGCGCCGCTCGGTTTGTGGGACAATAATGGAAATCCCTGTCAGCAATACAGACTGGAACCCGTAGGAGGTGGTTATTATCGCATCATGAACCGCGTGAGTAGTTATGTGCTGGATATCGGCGCCTGCAGCAATGTTCCCGGCGCTGATGTAACGCATTGGCGATGGAAAGGACTGGATTGTCAATTGTGGAAATTTGAACCAATCAGCGCTTCAGCAGCAACTGTTGCAGGCGCTCCAACTTACACGGTAAAAACATATCCCAATCCAGCTAAAACCGAACTCAACATTGTGATGGAACCGGTTCTGGACGCAGGCAAGTCTGCAGGTTATGGAACAGACAATAAGGGATTCACTTTCGCATTGTACAATACCAATGGCGCTCTTGTTGCAAAAGGTAAAAGCCCGGGAGAAAGTACATCGGCAAAAGTGGATACCAGGAAACTGCCTAAAGGAAATTATTTCTTAAAGGTGAACAAGGGAAGTGAACAAGTGGAAAAACAAATTATCGTCATTGATCAATGA
- a CDS encoding N-acetylglucosamine kinase: MILIADSGSTKTTWSLLSGQEEILKFQTEGYNPYYVTGEYIIESLSSSLPERIDPAGIRQLFFYGAGCEEDRIAIMNRSLAGVFPNAEVFVFMDLLAAARGLLGDQPGFVSILGTGSNTCIYDGEKIVHHIDSLGFILGDEGSASSLGRKVLQDYLRGTMPAAVAQRFNNSYGISREEIFNNVYTKPLANRYCAGFCKFLQLDCDYSRNTIRAGFRQFFGNLVALYPDYASYSFNCSGTVGFVFSELLEEVAAEFGMKTNKVLTGPIEGLVAYHSQ, encoded by the coding sequence ATGATACTAATAGCAGATAGTGGTTCCACCAAAACAACCTGGAGTTTATTGTCAGGGCAGGAAGAAATACTGAAGTTTCAGACAGAGGGCTACAACCCCTATTATGTAACAGGGGAATACATCATTGAATCATTGAGCAGTTCATTGCCGGAAAGGATCGACCCTGCCGGTATCAGACAATTATTTTTCTATGGCGCCGGATGTGAGGAAGACAGGATCGCAATAATGAACCGTTCCCTTGCAGGCGTTTTTCCCAATGCAGAGGTTTTTGTTTTTATGGATCTGTTGGCAGCGGCCCGGGGATTGCTGGGTGATCAACCCGGATTTGTTTCGATACTTGGAACAGGCTCCAATACCTGCATCTATGATGGAGAAAAGATCGTTCATCATATCGATTCTCTGGGATTTATTTTAGGAGATGAAGGAAGTGCTTCCTCCCTCGGAAGAAAAGTGCTCCAGGATTATTTACGTGGCACCATGCCTGCAGCTGTAGCCCAGCGTTTCAACAACAGTTATGGGATCAGCCGTGAAGAGATCTTCAATAACGTATATACAAAGCCGTTAGCCAATCGTTACTGTGCCGGCTTTTGCAAATTCCTGCAATTGGATTGTGACTATTCCAGGAATACGATCCGAGCAGGCTTCAGGCAGTTTTTTGGAAATCTTGTAGCCTTATATCCGGATTATGCCAGCTACTCATTCAATTGCAGTGGAACAGTTGGTTTTGTTTTCAGTGAGTTATTGGAAGAAGTGGCCGCTGAGTTTGGAATGAAAACAAATAAAGTGTTGACAGGTCCTATAGAGGGGCTGGTAGCTTACCACTCGCAGTAA
- a CDS encoding sugar MFS transporter, with protein MTSITNSMPSAAKNQAFVNPLIIVGSLFFIFGFVTWLSAVLIPYLQIACELNNFQSYLVAFAFYISYFIAGIPSGWLLKKTGFKNGLSIGLLLVALGSLLFIPAAIYRLYPVFLLGLFVQGAGLTILQTASNPYVAILGPKDSAARRISFMGICNGIAGVIAPLILGAVILNDADALQQKLSTLAPSEKTLALDDLAGKVILPYLIITLVLIALSILIYFSSLPEVDEEETETESITGSLAEKTSIFQFPHLLIGVFVLFLYTGVEVIAGNSIIGYGAYYGIPLSTSKFFTAFTLVGMLIGYIIGIICIPRYLSQEAALKGSALLGIVCAVIAILTNGLTSVVFVALLGLANSLIWPSIWPLAIAGLGKFTKTGSSLLVMAISGAAVLPLLYGYATDLFNPKLAYIIVIPCYLAIGYYAVAGHKIRR; from the coding sequence ATGACCAGCATTACCAATAGTATGCCTTCTGCTGCGAAGAACCAGGCATTCGTTAATCCACTGATCATTGTGGGATCTTTGTTCTTCATTTTCGGATTTGTTACATGGCTTAGTGCTGTGCTGATCCCCTACCTCCAGATAGCCTGTGAACTGAATAATTTTCAATCCTACCTGGTGGCTTTCGCCTTTTACATTTCTTATTTTATTGCAGGTATCCCTTCAGGTTGGTTATTGAAGAAAACGGGATTCAAAAATGGATTGTCCATCGGATTATTGCTGGTGGCCCTGGGATCTTTGTTGTTCATTCCTGCCGCGATCTACCGGTTATACCCTGTTTTTTTATTGGGACTGTTTGTTCAGGGAGCAGGGTTGACGATTCTGCAAACAGCTTCCAATCCATATGTTGCCATCCTCGGTCCAAAGGATAGTGCAGCAAGGAGGATCAGCTTTATGGGCATCTGTAACGGAATTGCCGGTGTAATTGCGCCGCTTATCCTTGGCGCCGTTATATTGAACGATGCCGATGCACTGCAACAGAAATTAAGCACACTCGCTCCTTCAGAGAAAACTCTTGCACTGGATGATCTGGCCGGCAAAGTGATACTTCCCTACCTCATCATCACCCTTGTGTTGATAGCTCTTTCGATCTTGATCTATTTTTCCAGTCTTCCGGAAGTAGACGAAGAAGAAACCGAAACAGAATCCATTACCGGATCACTTGCGGAGAAAACGTCCATCTTTCAATTCCCTCATCTTCTCATCGGAGTTTTTGTATTGTTCTTGTATACCGGTGTGGAAGTGATTGCGGGCAACAGTATTATTGGCTATGGTGCGTATTATGGAATTCCACTTTCCACTTCAAAATTCTTTACGGCATTCACCCTGGTGGGAATGCTGATCGGATATATCATCGGGATCATCTGCATACCCCGGTATCTTTCACAGGAAGCAGCCCTGAAAGGCTCTGCATTACTGGGTATTGTATGCGCAGTGATCGCCATTCTTACCAATGGTCTGACCTCGGTAGTTTTTGTTGCATTGCTTGGACTGGCTAATTCGCTTATCTGGCCATCGATCTGGCCACTGGCAATTGCCGGCCTGGGAAAATTCACCAAAACAGGATCATCACTTTTGGTGATGGCCATTTCCGGAGCTGCGGTATTACCACTGTTGTATGGATATGCAACTGATCTCTTCAATCCTAAACTAGCCTATATTATTGTGATACCCTGTTACCTGGCAATTGGATATTATGCTGTTGCCGGGCATAAAATAAGGCGTTAG
- a CDS encoding beta-N-acetylhexosaminidase, which yields MLLIISNYSQAQSPEPGVIPMPENMMVKDGYFTIGPNTLLLYTDEPSKKKASLFASFILKNYGIALVQEKTSRNNVKNSIYFSHERGRSNKDESYTLSIDPAAIVVAGNETGLFYGVQTMMQLVHNNNGNIRLKCAEINDKPRYSYRGIMQDVGYHIYPVSFIKSQIEMLAKYKMNVYHWHLTEDHGWRIEIKKYPKLTSVGAYRAGSQVSHYVDSLSGIDHIPYGGFYTQDEIRDIVAFAKERHVTIIPEIELPGHSLAALASYPQLACGDNPGPFKVAEHWGIYEDVYCAGKENTFKFLEDVLTEVMELFPSEYIHIGGDECPKDRWKACRYCQKRIKDQKLKDEFELQSYFVKRIEKFVNSKGRKIIGWDEILEGGLAPNAAVMSWRNIEEGIKAAKQRHDVVMAPQTHVYFDFIQGKRELEPLAIGWGYNPIEKVLAFDPTPAELKEEEKKHIIGVEAAIWTEHMDTHRKVEYMLYPRLMALAEIAWTPRKKIDSVNFFEKRLPLHLAELDTTDKVYRIPGPIGIKDTTLYGAEFRIEMKAPVTGAKIYYNFEGQDARETDFLYDKPVHIILHKGERRQLKVVVVTPSGKRSTNTTMFFINP from the coding sequence TTGTTGCTGATCATATCCAATTACTCCCAGGCTCAATCGCCTGAGCCGGGAGTAATACCGATGCCTGAAAACATGATGGTGAAGGATGGTTATTTCACTATCGGCCCCAACACGCTGCTCCTGTATACCGATGAGCCCTCCAAAAAGAAAGCGTCCTTGTTTGCCAGCTTTATTTTAAAGAACTATGGCATTGCATTGGTACAGGAAAAAACTTCCAGGAACAATGTAAAGAACAGTATATATTTTTCCCATGAGCGCGGGCGAAGCAATAAGGATGAATCCTATACCCTGTCGATCGATCCCGCAGCCATTGTTGTTGCAGGAAATGAAACAGGATTGTTCTACGGAGTTCAAACCATGATGCAACTGGTCCATAACAACAATGGAAATATCCGGTTGAAATGTGCTGAAATCAACGATAAGCCCCGCTATTCCTACCGCGGCATCATGCAGGATGTTGGCTACCATATTTACCCGGTATCCTTCATCAAAAGCCAGATAGAAATGCTTGCCAAATACAAGATGAATGTCTATCACTGGCACCTGACCGAAGATCATGGCTGGCGGATTGAAATAAAGAAATATCCGAAACTCACATCAGTAGGCGCATACAGGGCAGGAAGCCAGGTCAGTCATTATGTTGATTCGCTGAGCGGTATCGATCATATTCCGTACGGCGGTTTCTATACCCAGGATGAGATCAGGGATATTGTTGCTTTTGCCAAAGAAAGACATGTGACCATTATTCCTGAAATAGAATTGCCAGGCCATTCCCTGGCTGCACTGGCATCATATCCGCAGTTGGCTTGCGGCGATAATCCCGGACCATTTAAAGTGGCAGAACATTGGGGGATCTATGAAGATGTTTACTGTGCCGGCAAAGAGAATACATTCAAATTCCTTGAAGATGTATTGACGGAAGTGATGGAACTCTTCCCTTCGGAATACATCCATATCGGAGGAGATGAATGTCCGAAAGACAGATGGAAAGCCTGCAGGTATTGTCAGAAGCGGATCAAGGACCAGAAGCTGAAAGATGAATTTGAATTGCAAAGCTATTTTGTGAAACGGATAGAAAAATTCGTCAACTCCAAAGGAAGAAAGATCATCGGATGGGATGAAATACTGGAAGGCGGATTGGCGCCGAATGCAGCAGTAATGAGCTGGCGCAATATCGAAGAAGGGATCAAAGCAGCCAAACAGCGGCACGATGTGGTAATGGCGCCACAAACCCATGTATACTTCGATTTCATACAAGGCAAAAGAGAACTTGAGCCATTGGCTATCGGATGGGGATACAATCCTATCGAAAAAGTGCTTGCCTTCGATCCCACCCCTGCTGAACTGAAGGAAGAAGAAAAGAAACATATCATAGGTGTGGAAGCAGCTATCTGGACAGAACATATGGACACACACCGGAAGGTGGAGTATATGCTCTATCCCCGTTTGATGGCGCTTGCTGAAATTGCATGGACCCCGCGGAAGAAAATCGATTCTGTCAATTTTTTCGAAAAAAGATTACCACTGCATTTAGCGGAGCTGGATACAACTGATAAGGTATACCGCATTCCCGGCCCCATTGGAATAAAAGATACAACCCTCTATGGAGCAGAATTCAGGATTGAGATGAAAGCACCCGTAACAGGGGCTAAGATCTATTACAATTTCGAAGGGCAGGATGCAAGGGAAACCGATTTCCTGTATGATAAGCCAGTGCATATCATTCTTCATAAAGGTGAAAGAAGACAATTGAAGGTGGTTGTTGTAACGCCTTCGGGTAAGCGAAGCACCAATACAACCATGTTTTTTATCAACCCATAA